One genomic segment of Bombina bombina isolate aBomBom1 chromosome 4, aBomBom1.pri, whole genome shotgun sequence includes these proteins:
- the LOC128657121 gene encoding histone H4-like: MSFLSALLNMSGRGKGGKGLGKGGAKRHRKVLRDNIQGITKPAIRRLARRGGVKRISGLIYEETRGVLKVFLENVIRDAVTYTEHAKRKTVTAMDVVYALKRQGRTLYGFGG; this comes from the exons ATGAGTTTCCTATCTGCTCTC CTGAATATGTCCGGACGTGGTAAAGGCGGGAAGGGATTAGGTAAAGGAGGCGCCAAGAGGCATCGTAAAGTGCTCCGAGATAACATCCAGGGCATCACTAAGCCGGCTATCCGGCGCTTGGCACGGAGGGGAGGTGTTAAGCGAATCTCCGGCCTCATCTACGAGGAGACCCGCGGAGTGCTCAAGGTCTTCCTGGAAAATGTCATCCGAGACGCCGTCACCTACACCGAGCACGCCAAGAGGAAGACCGTGACCGCTATGGATGTGGTGTATGCTCTGAAACGCCAGGGCCGCACTCTCTACGGCTTCGGGGGTTAA
- the LOC128657116 gene encoding histone H1A-like, whose amino-acid sequence MAETAPAAPPAESAAPAKKQQKKKAAVSGGAKKSRPVKSGPSVSELIFNAVSASKERSGVSLAALKKALAAGGYDVEKNNSRLKVALKALVSKERLVQLKGSGASGSFKLNKKQLQSQEKAAKKKAPAAKAKPKKAAKPKGTAAKSPKKAPSVPKKSPKKVKKPAGKAKAAPAKSPKKPKAAKPKKVAKSPAKKTAKSPAKRAAKPKVTKAKKAAAKK is encoded by the coding sequence ATGGCAGAGACCGCACCAGCTGCACCTCCTGCTGAAAGCGCcgctcctgccaagaagcagcagAAGAAGAAGGCGGCTGTATCTGGGGGAGCCAAGAAAAGCCGCCCAGTAAAGTCCGGTCCCAGCGTGTCCGAGCTGATTTTCAATGCTGTATCCGCTTCTAAAGAGCGCAGCGGGGTCTCCCTGGCAGCTCTCAAGAAGGCTCTGGCTGCGGGAGGTTACGATGTGGAGAAGAACAACAGCCGCCTCAAGGTGGCGCTCAAAGCCTTGGTGAGTAAGGAGCGGCTCGTCCAGCTGAAAGGCAGCGGCGCCTCCGGCTCGTTCAAGCTGAACAAGAAGCAGCTGCAGAGCCAGGAGAAAGCGGCCAAGAAAAAGGCGCCAGCAGCAAAGGCCAAACCCAAGAAAGCAGCAAAGCCAAAGGGGACGGCGGCCAAGTCCCCCAAGAAGGCTCCATCTGTGCCAAAGAAAAGCCCCAAAAAGGTCAAGAAACCTGCGGGCAAAGCCAAGGCCGCTCCTGCAAAAAGCCCGAAGAAGCCTAAAGCCGCCAAGCCCAAGAAGGTAGCAAAAAGCCCCGCTAAGAAAACTGCCAAGAGTCCGGCTAAAAGGGCCGCTAAACCCAAAGTGACCAAAGCCAAGAAGGCGGCTGCTAAAAAGTGA